DNA sequence from the Desulfovibrio sp. genome:
CCAACAGCAAAGGCTATCTATAGCAAGGGCCTTGTACGCCAAGCCTGACATTCTCATTTTTGATGAAGCAACGAGCTCGCTCGATCAAGCAAATGAAAAAGCCATTCTGAATACAATATCAACTCTTAAGGGGAAAATGACTGTGATTATGATTGCACACAGACTCGCAACCCTTGAGATGTGTGACTACATATACTGGATTGAAGATGGCTCCATCAAAGAGCATGGAAAAGTTGACATTATGCTTCATAAGTATAAGAAGCAACTTGATGAAAAGTCTTCCATCTAATACATAGCATTAATTGAATATACATAATATTTTACAACATTCATCACGAATAAATAAAAAATAGCACGGAGCGTCAAAACATAACGGCGTTACACCTAAGACAAAATAATTTTAGAAAAAATACAACCACAACAGCAAAGCATCGACAATAAATAAACAAAAAACAGTATATAGTTTAAAAAAATACCATAAGATTCATTACTCGTTATAACACATTACCAGAAAGGCGTACTGCTATATGGACTCAGAAAAATCTTTACGCCAACACATCCTACCCCAATTACGAACTTTGTCGCAAAAGATTCGTGCATTGATAAGCTGCGCAATTGCATTACGCCCATCTTTTATAGTGAATTCCAATAAAATCATACCTGGTTATTTACTATATCAGAGCGATAATCCATGTCAAGCAAGTAAAGTTTGCCTATTTTCACACTTTAACGCCAAAAATCGTGTAGATGAGAGCACAATTGATTATCTTCGCGAGCTAAAATCAATTGGGTTTCTTGTAGTATGCATTTCAACATCCCACTTAAGAATATCAGATATAAACAAGTTAAGTTATTACTGCCAGATAATAATCGAGCGCGACAATATCGGACTTGATTTTGCATCTTGGAAGTGCGCTACAGAAATGTTTCCCACAGTATGGGAAGCGAAAGAGTTACTACTTGCCAATGACAGCGTCCTCTGCATTGGCAAACTTGCTCCTGTATTTTCTGTTATGGATAAAGTTGTCTGTGACTTCTGGGGGATGACGGCATCGCAAGAGCGCTGCCTACATTTGCAAAGTTATTTTATCTGTCTGCGACGAGCCGTGACGCAAAGCAAAGCGTTCCGATCCTTCTGGGCAAAAATGCGAGCCTTGAATTCCAGAGATGTCATAATCAGGCGCTATGAGAGCACACTAACATTAAAACTACTTTTATCTGGATTTGTCGGAGCAAGCTTTGTTCCTTTAAGTTGTACAGCAGATGCTAAAAAATGTAATCCAACAATGACATTTGGCTTTAACCTATGGCACTATTTTGGAATGCCATTGTTAAAAAAACGCCTCATAAATGAAAACCCAGAGCACTCCTCCCTTGATAATTGGCAGATGAGGTCTTCTTTGATGGATAGTGCAACATCAATTGATGTTCTTTTGCCAACATGCAATGGTGAACGCTGGCTACCTTCTATGCTATCAAGCCTGTTATGGCAAAAAGGAATTAATTGTAAAATAACCATTAGAGATGATGCGTCTGATGATAACACGCGGAGCATATTAGAGTCTGCAAGCAATACATCGACAAATGTGAATTGCGTGTTTGGCAATAAACGCATTGGTGTCGTTGCGAACATTTCAGAGTTGTTATCAATCTCAGAAATGAATCAATCATCCCAATATTTTGCATTAGCAGATCAAGACGACATTTGGTATTTGCACAAATTACACATGCAATATGTGGAAATGAAGCGCTTAGAATCACATTATGGAGACAACATTCCATTATTAGTTTGCTCAGATGCTAGAGGCATAGATGAATTTGACAATGAATTATTTTCTTCCTTTCTAAAATATATGAAAATACCACATCAATGGGGAGATACCTTGCAGCAAAACCTTGAGCTTTCACATGTTCTAGGATGCTCTGTAATGGGCAATGCTCCACTTCGGCGTTTAGCCCTGCCAATACCCCAACAACAAGATATTTTTATGCACGATTGGTGGCTGTTATTGGTTGCAACCTGTTTTGGAAAAGTTTTCTGCATGCAGAAGCCTACATTGGATTATCGGCAGCATTCCACTAATTTTCTTGGTGCTCCCAAAAGAAAAACATTTAAAGAAAGCATCTGCAGATCGCTCGATAATGCTCGGCGCACTCAGCGACAAGCAGCAACTTTTTTACAGCATTATCAAGACAAGCTCACGACTGAGCAATATAAAATTATTGAAGCATGGGCACAGATGCCGGAAAAACGCTATTTGCCCCGCCTAGCAAGTCGTGTGCGCTGGCGTTTTTGGAAACCAGGATTGCGCTGGATAGTTTCTTAGCCATAGTAGCTGACATCAAAATAGGTCGTGTACATGAAAGTTGGCGTTGTTATTTTAAACTATAATGGCTGGGAAGATACCCTATTTTGTGTTGAATCTGTGCTTGCGAGCGCAGACGCGCCAACATGGATAGTAATTGTAGATAACGCATCGGTAAACGATTCCGTTAGTAAAATTAGACAGTGGGCTGCGGGGGATTTTGATTCATTAGTAAGTAAACACCCAATGATAACGCCTTGCACAAAGCCCATTACGTTAATTGACGACACCAGCTATTATGCTGAGCCTGATTCGTCTTCATACCGCAAGACCGTTGTCTTGTTACAAACCCCTATTAACAAGGGGTATGCCGCTGGCAACAATTTAGGACTCAAGTTTCTTATGGAACAGGGTGTAGATGCGGTATGGTTGTTAAACAATGATACTATTGTTGATAAATTTGCATTAGGTGCAATGTATCAGAGGCTTTTTTCAAAGAATAAGCCTGGCTTATGTGGATCACTTGTGTGTTATATGAATACAAATTTAGTGCAATGTAGAGGTGGCGGCAGAACTAACCCTTGGACAAGCCTGTCTCATCTTAGTGGCTACAAAATAAGTGTTCATAAGATTCATGGCGAAAAGCCTGAAGAAGTTGAAAATAACTTAGACTTTATTTACGGCGCGAGTGTGATGGTGAGCCGCAAATTTATTGAAACCGTAGGGCTTATGGATGAACGTTATTTCCTTTATTGTGAAGAACAAGATTGGGCCTATAGTGCAAAAGGAAAATTTGACCTTGCCTACGCTCATGACGCTGTTGTATATCACAAAGAAGGTGCTTCAACAGGATTTTCAAACAATACAATTAAGGCCAGCGCGTTGTTGTTGTTAGTGAGAAGCCGTTTGCTGTTGACATTAAAGCACTATCCCTTGAGGTTACCTATTGTCATCTGTAGCATGCTTTTTGCGGCTATCCGTATGTTCTACAGAAGACTTCATCTTTAAATATAAATTGTGGTCTTGCGGCTAGTAATTTTTTTCTTGAGCCTTTTGGGGGTGAGCTTAATGTCGGATGACCTTCCCCACTAAAAGTATGCCATTGAAAAGTTAGTACTCCTTCATAGGCACACAAAATGAATGAAGGATATGCTCTACAATAATCGCACTAAATGCATACGAATGTTATTCATCAATTTTTAAGGATATATTACTCTTTCAAGAACACCAGAGTAACATTTCAAACCGAGCTGAAAGCCCTGTCCAGCACGATGATGGGCGGGGTTTTGTCGTTTTGTTATCGCAGAAGGATTTTCATATGAATCAATACCAGTCAGAAAGCATCACAGATCTGGCCAAGGCTCTGCTTAACGTGCAACGTACCGTACAACCTGTTACAAAAGACGCTGAAAATCCCTTCACCAAGAGTTGGTACGCCAGCCTCAACAGCGTCATGGACGGCTGCCGCGATGCTCTCATCGAAAACGGCATCTGGCTATGCCAGTACCCTTGCCTGTGGAGCAGCCCAACTCCATAGTGCTGGT
Encoded proteins:
- a CDS encoding ERF family protein, with amino-acid sequence MNQYQSESITDLAKALLNVQRTVQPVTKDAENPFTKSWYASLNSVMDGCRDALIENGIWLCQYPCLWSSPTP
- a CDS encoding rhamnan synthesis F family protein yields the protein MDSEKSLRQHILPQLRTLSQKIRALISCAIALRPSFIVNSNKIIPGYLLYQSDNPCQASKVCLFSHFNAKNRVDESTIDYLRELKSIGFLVVCISTSHLRISDINKLSYYCQIIIERDNIGLDFASWKCATEMFPTVWEAKELLLANDSVLCIGKLAPVFSVMDKVVCDFWGMTASQERCLHLQSYFICLRRAVTQSKAFRSFWAKMRALNSRDVIIRRYESTLTLKLLLSGFVGASFVPLSCTADAKKCNPTMTFGFNLWHYFGMPLLKKRLINENPEHSSLDNWQMRSSLMDSATSIDVLLPTCNGERWLPSMLSSLLWQKGINCKITIRDDASDDNTRSILESASNTSTNVNCVFGNKRIGVVANISELLSISEMNQSSQYFALADQDDIWYLHKLHMQYVEMKRLESHYGDNIPLLVCSDARGIDEFDNELFSSFLKYMKIPHQWGDTLQQNLELSHVLGCSVMGNAPLRRLALPIPQQQDIFMHDWWLLLVATCFGKVFCMQKPTLDYRQHSTNFLGAPKRKTFKESICRSLDNARRTQRQAATFLQHYQDKLTTEQYKIIEAWAQMPEKRYLPRLASRVRWRFWKPGLRWIVS
- a CDS encoding glycosyltransferase family 2 protein, which encodes MKVGVVILNYNGWEDTLFCVESVLASADAPTWIVIVDNASVNDSVSKIRQWAAGDFDSLVSKHPMITPCTKPITLIDDTSYYAEPDSSSYRKTVVLLQTPINKGYAAGNNLGLKFLMEQGVDAVWLLNNDTIVDKFALGAMYQRLFSKNKPGLCGSLVCYMNTNLVQCRGGGRTNPWTSLSHLSGYKISVHKIHGEKPEEVENNLDFIYGASVMVSRKFIETVGLMDERYFLYCEEQDWAYSAKGKFDLAYAHDAVVYHKEGASTGFSNNTIKASALLLLVRSRLLLTLKHYPLRLPIVICSMLFAAIRMFYRRLHL